The following is a genomic window from Flavobacterium crassostreae.
TAAGGCTCTTTTTTTATAGCTATTTCACGCTTGATCACAAACCACAATCTACAAAAGGAGTCCAACATCTAGCAAAAAATCGTAGCAAACCACCCCAATAACTATTTTATCAGAACCACAAACCAAAATAAAAGCAATCCTTAGTATTGTACTACAGAATAAACCGAAGAATTAGTTATTTTTGTTCTACTAAAAATCAATAAAACATACCATTTTGGGATTATATAAAAATCTTTTTAAGCAAACTGCTATTTATGGCCTGGCAACCGTATTGCCCAGAATGTTTAGCTTTTTGCTAGTTCCACTCTACACCAATTTATTGCCCAAGGCCGCATACGGCCAAGTATCCATCATATTTGCCTACATGATATTCTTTAATGTAATCCTAGCCTACGGAATGGAAACCGCATTTTTTAGATTTTACAGCAAAGAAAAAAACAAAACCAACGTAATAGAAACCTCCATGGTCTCTATTTTTTGGACCACCGTTATGTTTTTGTTTTGCGCCCTATTATATCGGAGCACCCTAGCAGAATGGTCCGGCATAGAAGTACAATATATCGGGTACACCATCTGGATACTAGCCTTAGATGCTTTAGTAATCCTACCGTTTTCAAAACTAAGAGCCACCCAAAAATCCATGACGTATGCCACCATCAAAATAGCAAACGTAATAACCAACCTAATTCTAAGCATCTTTTTTTTAGTCTATTTACCACAAATGGCACAACACCATCCCGAAGGATTTTGGAGTTCCATATACCTAGATAACTTTCAGATAGGCTATATCTTTCTAGCCAACATAATAGCCAGTTTCTTAACCTTTGTAATACTTTCGCCAGATTATTTCTTGCTAAAATGGAAATTTGACTTCGCACTCTGGAAAAAAATGATGCGCTACAGCTTGCCAATTTTAGTAGCCGGAATAGCCTTTGCCATCAACGAACAATTTGACAAAATACTACTAGCCAAACTCCTACCCACCAACATCGCAGACTCCGAGGTTGGAGTCTATTCTGCCTGTTACAAACTAGGACTGTTTATGGTTTTGTACAGAACCGCCTACACCCTAGGGATAGAGCCCTTCTTCTTTAGCCATGCCTCAGACAAAAACGCCCCACAAACCTACGCCACCGTAACCAAATACTTTGTCATCTTTGGATCCTTCATACTACTGACCGTAATAGTATTTGCAGATCTGTTCAAACAAATAATGATACAAGACCCCTCCTATTGGGTAGCCATGAAAGTAGTACCACTAATAATCCTAGCCAATTTCTTTTTAGGGATCTACACCAACCTGTCGGTATGGTACAAACTGATAGACAAAACCCAAATAGGAGCCTATATCTCCATTGCAGGCGCCGCGATCACCCTAGTGCTCAATTACCTACTGATCCCAAGCATGAGCTATTATGGATCCGCAATTGCAACCCTAGCAGCCTATGGCAGCATGATGTTGATTTCGTATTATCTGGGCAATAAATACTATCCCATTCCGTACGATTTACCCAAAATAGGGAGCTATCTCTTGCTTTCCATACTTTTCTCAGCAGTATCCTTTTATGGATTCCGAGAAAATTATTACATAGGAATAGCCCTCCTACTACTGTTTCTATACTACATATACCATAACGAAAAAGCAATTCTAATAAAAATAATAAACCAAAAAAAGCAACCAAAAATGCATTAGGAGCCAATCCTGCTATCCGCTATATCTTTTCTTGCCTCCCAAAAAAGGCAAGAAAAGGATGCCGCTACTATCAGGGCTAAAAACCACCAAATCAGAACACCAATACCCACAAACATGAACATACAAATCATTAATACATCCGAACACCCTTTGCCAGAATACGCCACCATAGCCTCCGCCGGTATGGATTTACGAGCCAATCTCAAAGACCCCATCACCCTCCAACCATTAGAAAGAGCCATCATAAAAACCGGAATATTTATGGCCCTACCCACCGGCTACGAAGCCCAAGTACGGCCCCGTAGCGGCTTGGCTTTCAAACACGGAATCACCGTATTGAACAGCCCAGGCACAATAGATGCAGATTACCGTGGCGAAATTGGAGTAATTTTAGTAAATTTATCCAATGAAGCCTTTGTAGTCCAAAATGGAGAACGCATAGCCCAATTAATTCTAGCCAAGCA
Proteins encoded in this region:
- a CDS encoding lipopolysaccharide biosynthesis protein, translated to MGLYKNLFKQTAIYGLATVLPRMFSFLLVPLYTNLLPKAAYGQVSIIFAYMIFFNVILAYGMETAFFRFYSKEKNKTNVIETSMVSIFWTTVMFLFCALLYRSTLAEWSGIEVQYIGYTIWILALDALVILPFSKLRATQKSMTYATIKIANVITNLILSIFFLVYLPQMAQHHPEGFWSSIYLDNFQIGYIFLANIIASFLTFVILSPDYFLLKWKFDFALWKKMMRYSLPILVAGIAFAINEQFDKILLAKLLPTNIADSEVGVYSACYKLGLFMVLYRTAYTLGIEPFFFSHASDKNAPQTYATVTKYFVIFGSFILLTVIVFADLFKQIMIQDPSYWVAMKVVPLIILANFFLGIYTNLSVWYKLIDKTQIGAYISIAGAAITLVLNYLLIPSMSYYGSAIATLAAYGSMMLISYYLGNKYYPIPYDLPKIGSYLLLSILFSAVSFYGFRENYYIGIALLLLFLYYIYHNEKAILIKIINQKKQPKMH
- the dut gene encoding dUTP diphosphatase, translated to MNIQIINTSEHPLPEYATIASAGMDLRANLKDPITLQPLERAIIKTGIFMALPTGYEAQVRPRSGLAFKHGITVLNSPGTIDADYRGEIGVILVNLSNEAFVVQNGERIAQLILAKHERAQWQEVTELSQTTRGEGGFGSTGSK